The following proteins are co-located in the Cupriavidus pauculus genome:
- a CDS encoding 3-(methylthio)propionyl-CoA ligase has protein sequence MALMGQMMSAPLLISSIIKHAARYYGSTEIVSRRTEGDLHRYTYRECELRARKVAQALEALGVQQGDRVGTLAWNGYRHLEIYYGVSGKGAVCHTINPRLFPEQIAYIVNHAEDRYVFFDATFLPLVEGVAPHCPNVKGWVMMSDRAHMPASPKVELLCYEDLIDAQDGAYTWPALDENQASSLCYTSGTTGNPKGALYSHRSTVLHSYASALPDALGCSAKDVILPVVPMFHVNAWGLPYSVPLVGAKLVFPGAKLDGASLYELFEQEGVTFSAGVPTVWLGLLQHVQANKLKFSTFRRTVIGGSAAPPAMIRALEALDVEVIHAWGMTEMSPLGTSCKLLARHKDLPEDARHKILEKQGRVIYGVDMKIVDGEGQELPWDGKAFGDLLVRGPWVIDRYYRNDNDPLVDGWFPTGDVATIDDEGYMQITDRSKDVIKSGGEWISSIDVENVAAAHPAVHMAACISAYHPKWDERPLLVVVRRPNMDVTREELLAFFEGKVAKWWIPDDVAFVTEIPLTATGKMQKLKLREQFKDYKLPTA, from the coding sequence ATGGCATTGATGGGTCAAATGATGAGCGCGCCGCTGCTCATTTCCTCCATCATCAAGCACGCTGCGCGCTACTACGGCAGCACCGAAATCGTCTCGCGGCGAACAGAAGGAGATCTGCATCGCTACACCTACCGGGAATGCGAACTGCGCGCCCGCAAGGTGGCGCAGGCGCTGGAGGCGCTGGGCGTGCAGCAGGGCGACCGGGTGGGCACGCTGGCCTGGAATGGCTACCGCCACCTGGAGATCTACTACGGCGTCTCGGGCAAGGGCGCGGTCTGCCACACGATCAATCCGCGCCTCTTTCCGGAGCAGATCGCCTACATCGTCAACCACGCCGAAGACCGCTATGTCTTCTTCGATGCCACGTTCCTGCCGCTGGTGGAGGGCGTGGCGCCGCACTGCCCGAACGTGAAGGGCTGGGTCATGATGTCCGACCGGGCCCACATGCCTGCCAGCCCGAAGGTGGAACTGCTGTGCTACGAGGACCTGATCGACGCCCAGGACGGCGCGTACACCTGGCCGGCGCTCGACGAGAACCAGGCGTCGAGCCTGTGCTACACGTCGGGCACCACGGGCAATCCCAAGGGCGCGCTGTACTCGCACCGGTCGACGGTGCTGCACTCGTATGCGTCGGCGCTGCCCGACGCGCTGGGCTGCTCGGCCAAGGACGTGATCCTGCCGGTGGTGCCGATGTTCCACGTCAACGCCTGGGGGCTGCCGTACTCGGTGCCGCTGGTGGGCGCCAAGCTGGTGTTTCCGGGCGCCAAGCTGGACGGCGCATCGCTCTATGAACTGTTCGAGCAGGAAGGCGTGACGTTCTCGGCCGGCGTGCCGACGGTCTGGCTGGGCCTGCTCCAGCACGTGCAGGCCAACAAGCTCAAGTTCTCCACGTTCCGCCGCACGGTGATCGGCGGATCGGCCGCGCCGCCGGCGATGATCCGCGCGCTGGAGGCGCTGGACGTGGAAGTGATCCACGCCTGGGGCATGACCGAGATGTCGCCGCTGGGCACGTCGTGCAAGCTGCTGGCGCGCCACAAGGATCTGCCCGAGGACGCCCGGCACAAGATCCTGGAAAAGCAGGGCCGCGTGATCTACGGCGTCGACATGAAGATCGTGGACGGCGAGGGCCAGGAACTGCCGTGGGACGGCAAGGCGTTCGGCGACCTGCTCGTGCGCGGCCCGTGGGTCATCGACCGCTACTACCGCAACGACAACGATCCGCTCGTGGATGGCTGGTTCCCGACCGGCGACGTGGCCACCATCGACGACGAGGGCTACATGCAGATCACGGACCGCAGCAAGGACGTGATCAAGTCCGGCGGTGAGTGGATTTCGTCGATCGACGTCGAGAACGTGGCCGCCGCGCACCCGGCCGTGCACATGGCCGCCTGCATCTCGGCCTATCACCCGAAGTGGGACGAGCGCCCGCTGCTGGTGGTGGTCCGGCGCCCCAACATGGACGTCACGCGCGAGGAACTGCTGGCCTTCTTCGAAGGCAAGGTCGCCAAGTGGTGGATTCCGGACGACGTGGCGTTCGTCACCGAGATTCCGCTGACAGCCACCGGCAAGATGCAGAAGCTGAAGCTGCGCGAGCAGTTCAAGGACTACAAGCTGCCCACCGCCTGA
- a CDS encoding protein adenylyltransferase SelO translates to MPTDSTDVPPRIPFAVPFATAPGMAALGERFFTRLAPTPLPSPYLVSVAPAAAALLGWDAPGLAAARQDPRFLDTFIGNAVPDWADPLATVYSGHQFGVWAGQLGDGRAIRLAEAQMPDGPWEIQLKGAGLTPYSRMADGRAVLRSSIREYLCSEAMHALGVPTTRALAIVGSDAPVRRETLETAAVVTRLAPSFIRFGHFEHFAAREDHASLKQLADFVIDRFYPACREAASPYQALLREVSLRTADMVAHWQAVGFCHGVMNTDNMSILGLTIDYGPFGFLDAFDANHICNHSDQQGRYAYSQQPQIAFWNLHCLAQALLPLWRDTAAADVEAAKEAAVEAAREALDPFRDRYAAAFFRHYRAKLGLRTEQGQDETLMTNLFRVMHANRVDYTLFWRNLASVASQDASGDTPVRDLFLDRAAWDAWAAEYRARLQAEQSDDAARGVAMRQVNPKYVLRNHMAETAIRAARDKDFSETDRLLAVLSKPFDEQPEAARYATLPPDWASGLEVSCSS, encoded by the coding sequence ATGCCTACTGATTCCACCGACGTCCCGCCGCGCATCCCGTTCGCCGTGCCCTTTGCCACGGCCCCGGGCATGGCGGCGCTGGGCGAGCGCTTTTTCACGCGGCTGGCGCCCACGCCGCTGCCTTCGCCCTACCTGGTCAGCGTCGCGCCGGCCGCCGCCGCCCTGCTGGGCTGGGATGCCCCGGGGCTGGCCGCCGCCAGACAGGACCCGCGCTTCCTGGACACCTTCATCGGCAACGCCGTGCCCGACTGGGCCGATCCACTGGCCACGGTCTACTCGGGACACCAGTTCGGCGTCTGGGCCGGCCAGCTTGGCGACGGCCGCGCGATCCGCCTGGCCGAGGCACAGATGCCCGACGGCCCGTGGGAGATCCAGCTCAAGGGCGCCGGCCTGACGCCCTACTCGCGCATGGCCGACGGCCGCGCGGTGCTGCGGTCGTCGATCCGCGAATACCTGTGCTCCGAAGCCATGCACGCGCTGGGCGTGCCCACCACGCGCGCGCTGGCCATCGTCGGCTCCGATGCGCCGGTGCGGCGCGAGACGCTGGAAACCGCCGCCGTGGTCACCCGGCTGGCGCCGAGTTTCATTCGCTTTGGCCATTTCGAGCATTTTGCGGCGCGCGAGGACCACGCGTCGCTGAAGCAACTGGCCGATTTCGTCATCGACCGCTTCTACCCGGCCTGCCGCGAGGCCGCCAGCCCGTACCAGGCCCTGCTGCGCGAGGTATCGCTGCGCACCGCCGACATGGTCGCCCACTGGCAGGCGGTTGGCTTCTGCCACGGCGTGATGAACACCGACAATATGTCGATCCTGGGCCTGACGATCGACTACGGTCCGTTCGGCTTCCTGGACGCCTTCGACGCCAACCACATCTGCAACCATTCCGACCAGCAGGGCCGCTACGCGTACAGCCAGCAGCCGCAGATCGCGTTCTGGAACCTGCATTGCCTGGCCCAGGCGCTGCTGCCGCTGTGGCGCGACACCGCCGCGGCCGACGTCGAAGCCGCCAAGGAAGCGGCCGTGGAAGCCGCCCGCGAGGCGCTGGACCCGTTCCGCGACCGCTATGCCGCCGCGTTCTTCCGCCATTACCGTGCCAAGCTGGGCCTGCGCACCGAGCAGGGCCAGGACGAGACGCTGATGACCAACCTGTTCCGCGTGATGCACGCCAATCGCGTCGACTACACGCTGTTCTGGCGCAATCTGGCCAGCGTGGCGTCCCAGGACGCCTCCGGCGACACGCCGGTGCGAGACCTGTTCCTGGATCGCGCCGCCTGGGACGCCTGGGCCGCCGAATATCGCGCCCGCCTGCAGGCCGAACAGTCGGACGACGCGGCGCGCGGGGTTGCAATGCGCCAGGTCAACCCGAAATACGTGCTCCGGAACCATATGGCCGAAACCGCGATCCGCGCCGCCCGCGACAAGGACTTTTCGGAAACGGACCGTCTGCTGGCCGTGCTGTCGAAACCGTTCGACGAGCAGCCCGAGGCGGCCCGCTACGCCACCCTGCCGCCCGACTGGGCGTCGGGGCTCGAAGTCAGTTGTTCGTCCTGA
- the msrB gene encoding peptide-methionine (R)-S-oxide reductase MsrB, with the protein MTTNKTDAEWRAQLSDIEYRVTREAATERPFTGRYWDHWDQGIYHCVGCGTPLFESATKFDAGCGWPSYFRPINGEVIAEHVDHSHGMTRVEVRCKECGSHLGHVFEDGPAPTGLRYCINSAALKFDDRDPADRG; encoded by the coding sequence ATGACCACCAACAAGACCGACGCCGAATGGCGTGCCCAGTTGTCCGACATCGAATACCGCGTGACGCGCGAAGCGGCCACCGAGCGCCCGTTCACCGGCCGCTACTGGGACCATTGGGACCAGGGCATCTACCACTGCGTGGGCTGCGGCACGCCGCTGTTCGAATCGGCCACCAAGTTCGATGCCGGCTGCGGCTGGCCGAGCTATTTCCGGCCGATCAACGGCGAGGTCATCGCCGAGCATGTAGACCATAGCCACGGCATGACCCGCGTGGAAGTCCGCTGCAAGGAATGCGGCAGCCATCTGGGCCATGTCTTCGAGGACGGCCCCGCGCCGACCGGCCTGCGCTATTGCATCAACTCGGCTGCGCTAAAATTCGACGATCGCGATCCGGCCGACCGCGGGTGA
- a CDS encoding branched-chain amino acid ABC transporter permease, whose amino-acid sequence MEFFVISLLNGISYGLLLFMLSSGLTLIFSMMGVLNFAHASFYMLGAYFAYTLATKLGFWPALILAPLLVAGAGALVERFGLRTVHKYGHVAELLFTFGLAYLIEEGVKLVWGLAAVPYRIPAELDGPLFTVFTSSFPKYRAFMMLVSLGMLVAIYLVLTRTRIGLVIQAALTHPEMVEALGHNVPRVFMLVFGGGAALAGLAGVIGGNAFVTEPSMAAAVGSIVFVVAVVGGMGSLVGAFIASILIGVLQTFAVTIDASLAGLFGSFGWPVTDATPLSSVWKLTVAQVAPVLPYLLLVVMLIFRPRGLMGTRES is encoded by the coding sequence GTGGAATTCTTCGTCATCTCGCTACTGAACGGCATCAGCTATGGCCTGCTGCTGTTCATGCTGTCATCGGGGCTCACGCTGATCTTCAGCATGATGGGCGTGCTCAATTTCGCGCACGCCAGCTTCTACATGCTGGGCGCCTACTTTGCCTACACGCTGGCCACCAAGCTGGGCTTCTGGCCCGCGCTGATCCTGGCGCCGCTGCTGGTGGCGGGCGCCGGCGCGCTGGTGGAGCGGTTCGGGCTGCGCACCGTCCACAAATACGGCCACGTGGCCGAACTGCTGTTCACGTTCGGGCTGGCCTACCTGATCGAGGAAGGCGTCAAGCTGGTCTGGGGCCTGGCCGCCGTGCCGTACCGCATCCCGGCCGAGCTCGACGGGCCGCTGTTCACGGTCTTCACCTCGTCCTTCCCGAAATACCGCGCCTTCATGATGCTCGTGTCGCTGGGCATGCTGGTGGCGATCTACCTGGTCCTCACGCGCACGCGCATCGGGCTGGTGATCCAGGCCGCGCTGACCCATCCGGAGATGGTGGAGGCCCTGGGCCACAACGTGCCGCGCGTGTTCATGCTGGTGTTCGGCGGCGGGGCGGCGCTGGCGGGGCTGGCCGGCGTGATCGGCGGCAACGCGTTCGTGACCGAGCCGTCGATGGCGGCGGCCGTTGGGTCCATCGTCTTCGTGGTGGCGGTGGTCGGCGGCATGGGGTCGCTGGTCGGCGCGTTCATCGCGTCGATCCTGATCGGGGTGCTGCAGACCTTCGCGGTAACCATCGACGCGTCGCTGGCCGGGCTGTTCGGCAGTTTCGGCTGGCCGGTCACAGACGCCACGCCGCTCAGTTCGGTATGGAAGCTGACCGTGGCGCAGGTGGCGCCCGTGCTGCCGTACCTGCTGCTCGTGGTGATGCTGATTTTCCGCCCGCGCGGGCTCATGGGTACCCGGGAGAGCTGA
- a CDS encoding septation protein A — translation MKFLFDLFPVILFFVAFKLFGIYEATAVAIVATVLQIAWVRLRHGKVEPMQWVSLLIIGVFGGATIVLHNETFIKWKPTVLYWLFAVTLVASVIGWRKNLIRAMMGKQVTLPEPMWGKLNAAWAAFFAVMGVLNLYVAYQFSTDTWVNFKLFGSMGLMAVFIVAQSIWLSRHIQETPSQEGRSE, via the coding sequence ATGAAATTCCTGTTCGACCTGTTCCCGGTCATCCTGTTTTTTGTCGCCTTCAAGCTGTTCGGCATCTATGAGGCCACCGCCGTGGCCATCGTGGCGACGGTGCTGCAGATTGCCTGGGTGCGTTTGCGCCACGGCAAGGTGGAGCCGATGCAATGGGTCAGCCTGCTGATCATCGGCGTCTTTGGCGGCGCGACGATCGTGCTGCACAACGAAACGTTCATCAAGTGGAAGCCGACCGTGCTGTACTGGCTGTTCGCGGTCACGCTGGTGGCGTCGGTCATCGGCTGGCGCAAGAACCTGATCCGCGCGATGATGGGCAAGCAGGTGACGCTGCCCGAGCCGATGTGGGGCAAGCTCAACGCCGCCTGGGCCGCGTTCTTCGCCGTGATGGGGGTGCTGAACCTCTACGTGGCGTACCAGTTCTCCACGGACACCTGGGTCAACTTCAAGCTGTTCGGCAGCATGGGGCTGATGGCCGTCTTCATCGTGGCGCAGAGCATCTGGCTGTCGCGCCACATCCAGGAAACCCCGTCGCAGGAAGGCCGCTCCGAGTAA
- a CDS encoding branched-chain amino acid ABC transporter substrate-binding protein, with protein sequence MTTLRPLVRSVAAVVALGSALASGMAAAETVKIAFIDPLSGLMAPVGQNQLKSWQYVADVANQKGWGGAHKFEVVGFDNKLSPQESLTILKQVVDQNIRYIVQGNGSSVGLALEDAVAKHNERNPGKEIVYLNYAAVDPDMTNSKCSYWHFRLDANSDMKMEALTTFLAKDPNVKKVYLINQNYSFGHQVARAAKDYLKRKRPDIQIVGEDLHPLAQVKDFAPYAAKIKASGADTVITGNWGSDLALLIKAGKDASLPVNYYTYYAATTGVPTAMGAAGAERVKYVGYYNPNNQTFRGADIVEGYKKKYNDDFYVMASYTGIAMLAKAFKDSGSTDPVKVAKAMEGIKVESMNGTVEMRNTDHQAQQPLVVATWTKVNGKDIKFDQENTGYGWKTEAALDQFVAAQPTSCQMKRPGSGG encoded by the coding sequence ATGACGACGTTGCGTCCGCTGGTAAGAAGTGTGGCTGCGGTGGTTGCACTGGGTTCGGCGCTGGCTTCGGGCATGGCGGCCGCCGAAACGGTGAAGATCGCCTTCATCGATCCGTTGTCGGGGCTGATGGCCCCCGTGGGGCAGAACCAGCTCAAGAGCTGGCAGTACGTGGCCGACGTGGCGAACCAGAAAGGCTGGGGCGGCGCGCACAAGTTCGAGGTGGTGGGCTTCGACAACAAGCTGAGCCCGCAGGAAAGCCTGACCATCCTCAAGCAGGTGGTGGACCAGAACATCCGCTACATCGTGCAGGGCAACGGGTCGTCGGTGGGCCTGGCGCTGGAAGACGCGGTGGCCAAGCACAACGAGCGCAACCCTGGCAAGGAAATCGTCTACCTGAACTACGCGGCGGTAGACCCGGACATGACCAACAGCAAATGCAGCTACTGGCATTTCCGGCTGGACGCCAACTCGGACATGAAGATGGAGGCCCTGACCACGTTCCTGGCCAAGGACCCGAACGTCAAGAAGGTCTACCTGATCAACCAGAACTACTCGTTCGGCCACCAGGTGGCCCGCGCCGCCAAGGACTACCTGAAGCGCAAGCGGCCTGACATCCAGATCGTCGGCGAGGACCTGCACCCGCTGGCCCAGGTCAAGGACTTTGCGCCGTACGCCGCCAAAATCAAGGCGTCGGGCGCCGACACGGTCATCACCGGCAACTGGGGCAGCGACCTGGCGCTGCTGATCAAGGCGGGCAAGGACGCCAGCCTGCCGGTCAACTACTACACCTACTATGCCGCCACCACCGGCGTGCCGACGGCAATGGGCGCGGCCGGCGCCGAGCGCGTCAAGTACGTGGGGTACTACAACCCGAACAACCAGACGTTCCGCGGCGCGGACATCGTGGAGGGCTACAAGAAGAAGTACAACGACGATTTCTACGTGATGGCGTCGTACACGGGCATCGCCATGCTGGCCAAGGCGTTCAAGGACAGCGGCTCCACCGATCCGGTCAAGGTGGCCAAGGCCATGGAGGGCATCAAGGTGGAAAGCATGAACGGCACCGTGGAGATGCGCAACACGGACCACCAGGCCCAGCAGCCGCTGGTGGTGGCCACCTGGACCAAGGTCAACGGCAAGGACATCAAGTTCGACCAGGAAAACACCGGCTATGGCTGGAAGACCGAGGCGGCGCTCGACCAGTTCGTGGCGGCGCAGCCCACCTCGTGCCAGATGAAGCGTCCGGGCAGCGGCGGCTGA
- a CDS encoding BolA family protein produces MAADPATIETLLHAALQPTRLTVQDDSAAHAGHAGAASGGGHYNVLIVSDRFAGQSRVARHRMVYDALRELFPSQIHALAVSAYTDQEYQSREA; encoded by the coding sequence ATGGCCGCCGATCCCGCCACCATCGAGACGCTGCTGCACGCGGCGCTCCAGCCCACCCGCCTGACCGTGCAGGACGACAGCGCGGCCCATGCCGGCCACGCCGGCGCGGCCTCTGGCGGTGGCCACTACAACGTGCTGATCGTAAGCGACCGGTTCGCCGGCCAATCGCGCGTGGCGCGCCATCGTATGGTGTATGATGCGCTGCGCGAACTGTTCCCCTCGCAAATCCATGCGCTGGCCGTCAGCGCCTACACCGACCAAGAATATCAATCCCGCGAAGCATGA
- a CDS encoding peptidylprolyl isomerase produces MKTTVLSFSLAAVLAAGSLPVFAQNAAVVNGKPIPSAKVDKLIAGTGQPATPELRDRARTMLIDRELLVQEASKRGILQRDDIQDQLEQARLNVLAGAVFEDYVRTHGANDDELRKQYDKIKGQFGNGKEYHARHILVEKEADAKALIAKIKGGAKFEDVAKSSSKDTGSAANGGDLDWANSGSYVPEFSAAMTGLKKGQMTDTPVKTQFGWHIIELVDVRDAKIPSFEEVKPQLQQMLMGDQAWQREQFQAMMKSLKDKAKIQ; encoded by the coding sequence ATGAAGACCACCGTCCTCTCGTTCAGCCTGGCGGCTGTGCTCGCTGCTGGCAGCCTGCCCGTGTTCGCCCAGAACGCCGCCGTTGTGAATGGCAAGCCCATCCCGTCGGCCAAGGTGGACAAGCTGATCGCCGGCACCGGCCAGCCCGCCACGCCCGAACTGCGCGACCGTGCACGCACCATGCTGATCGATCGGGAACTGCTGGTACAGGAAGCGTCCAAGCGCGGCATCCTGCAACGGGACGACATCCAGGACCAGCTGGAACAGGCCCGCCTGAACGTGCTGGCCGGCGCCGTCTTCGAGGACTACGTGCGCACCCACGGCGCCAACGACGACGAACTGCGCAAGCAGTACGACAAGATCAAGGGCCAGTTCGGCAACGGCAAGGAATACCATGCCCGCCACATCCTGGTGGAGAAGGAAGCCGACGCCAAGGCCCTGATCGCCAAGATCAAGGGCGGCGCCAAGTTCGAGGACGTGGCCAAGTCGTCGTCGAAGGACACCGGCTCGGCAGCCAACGGCGGCGACCTGGACTGGGCCAACAGCGGCAGCTACGTGCCGGAGTTCTCGGCCGCCATGACCGGCCTGAAGAAGGGTCAGATGACCGACACGCCGGTCAAGACGCAGTTCGGCTGGCACATCATCGAACTGGTCGACGTGCGCGACGCCAAGATCCCGTCGTTCGAGGAAGTGAAGCCCCAGCTTCAGCAAATGCTGATGGGCGACCAGGCCTGGCAGCGCGAGCAGTTCCAGGCGATGATGAAGTCGCTCAAGGACAAGGCCAAGATCCAGTAA